The following coding sequences are from one Leptolyngbya sp. NIES-3755 window:
- a CDS encoding hypothetical protein (similar to AA sequence:cyanobase_aa:LBDG_35900), whose amino-acid sequence MSRFRFTIGFLAGIAISINSVTSAIAKAVLSPSEIQKTAQPITVQIIGYGQGSSQAGSGVVIAKQGDTYAVLTNRHVICSLDLQGKCDRTFQFQIRATDGQRYPISDIYVFEQVDGIPDVAVVLFRSSMNYPIATLGDSTQLKNRDLIWINGFLGRPNTQFGKEPLSFNKGFFSSQVPDPHSEGYTLSFAMIAAPGMSGSPIFDASGRVVAIFGQTGEPGFLSGISTNLVLELMKQSLALNLLAPTVDRSTVTGTRPTLGTPQTAEDYFLRAVSQLEREQIQAALTDLSKAIELDPNLMIAYRSRAQLRGQLGDRTGALRDFDQVLRLDPDRTDALDSRAQMRLQWNDLEGAIADFSEAIELDPQSPGLLFNRGMTYSRLGNYQASVDDFTRGILLQPKDAVAYRERGRGYLGLQQLPKAIEDLNRSIELDPRSAISYDLRCFVRLGMDDYRGALSDCNAAIKLNPNYSLAYADRAYAWLGLNQPQKAIDDANTAIRLNPKLAEPFTVQAIAYERMGDFQNAIVAYESVIRLLKENGQMDSKAYQGISASIAQLRAKVKTR is encoded by the coding sequence ATGTCTCGCTTCCGTTTTACGATTGGATTTTTAGCTGGAATTGCGATTTCAATTAATTCTGTAACAAGCGCGATCGCGAAAGCCGTTCTTTCTCCTTCCGAAATTCAGAAAACCGCTCAACCGATTACGGTGCAAATCATTGGATACGGGCAGGGTAGCAGTCAAGCCGGATCAGGAGTGGTGATTGCAAAACAGGGTGATACGTATGCGGTATTGACCAATCGTCATGTGATTTGTTCGCTTGATTTACAAGGGAAATGCGATCGAACCTTTCAATTTCAAATTCGCGCCACAGATGGTCAACGCTATCCGATTAGCGATATCTACGTGTTTGAACAAGTTGATGGAATTCCAGATGTTGCAGTCGTCTTGTTCCGATCGTCTATGAATTATCCGATCGCAACTTTGGGCGATTCGACTCAACTGAAAAATCGAGATTTGATTTGGATCAATGGCTTCCTAGGTAGACCCAATACTCAGTTTGGTAAGGAACCTCTGTCGTTTAATAAAGGGTTCTTCTCATCGCAAGTGCCCGATCCGCACAGTGAGGGTTATACGCTGAGTTTTGCCATGATTGCGGCTCCGGGAATGAGTGGTAGCCCGATTTTTGATGCGAGTGGACGAGTCGTAGCAATCTTTGGACAGACTGGAGAACCAGGATTTTTGTCGGGAATTTCTACGAATTTAGTGTTGGAATTGATGAAACAATCTCTGGCTCTGAACTTGCTGGCTCCGACTGTCGATCGCTCCACAGTAACGGGAACGCGCCCCACACTCGGAACTCCTCAAACCGCTGAGGATTACTTTTTACGGGCTGTGAGTCAGCTTGAGCGCGAGCAAATTCAAGCCGCATTAACCGATCTCTCGAAAGCGATCGAGCTTGATCCGAATCTGATGATTGCCTATCGTAGTCGCGCTCAACTTCGGGGACAATTGGGCGATCGAACCGGAGCATTGCGCGATTTTGATCAGGTACTTCGACTTGATCCCGATCGAACAGATGCTTTGGATTCCCGTGCTCAAATGCGATTACAGTGGAACGATCTTGAAGGTGCGATCGCAGATTTTTCGGAAGCGATCGAGCTTGATCCGCAATCTCCAGGACTGCTCTTTAATCGGGGCATGACTTATAGCCGCTTAGGGAACTATCAGGCTTCAGTGGATGATTTTACTCGCGGTATTCTTCTTCAGCCCAAAGATGCGGTTGCGTATCGGGAACGGGGACGGGGCTATCTCGGCTTACAGCAATTACCGAAAGCGATCGAAGATCTCAATCGGTCGATCGAGCTTGATCCACGTTCTGCAATTAGCTACGATTTGCGCTGCTTTGTGCGATTGGGGATGGATGATTATCGGGGTGCATTGAGTGATTGTAATGCGGCAATTAAATTGAATCCGAACTATTCACTGGCTTATGCCGATCGAGCGTATGCTTGGTTGGGATTGAATCAGCCGCAGAAAGCGATCGACGATGCGAATACAGCGATTCGATTAAATCCGAAGTTGGCTGAGCCTTTTACGGTTCAAGCGATCGCGTATGAACGAATGGGAGATTTTCAGAATGCGATCGTCGCTTATGAGTCGGTGATTCGATTGTTGAAAGAAAACGGTCAGATGGATTCCAAAGCCTATCAGGGAATTTCGGCTTCGATCGCGCAATTGAGAGCAAAGGTAAAAACGAGATAA
- a CDS encoding hypothetical protein (similar to AA sequence:cyanobase_aa:Npun_F0423) gives MAMSRAYEEVIDFIAAGTTPSNIVDFQPSEESKQRVADLIYREKTIGLTQEETSELDHYMQLEHLMRLAKARARKYLSEQSFE, from the coding sequence ATGGCAATGTCACGAGCATACGAGGAAGTCATCGACTTTATTGCCGCAGGAACAACTCCAAGTAATATTGTTGATTTCCAGCCTTCAGAAGAATCAAAGCAGCGGGTTGCCGATTTGATTTACCGTGAGAAAACGATCGGATTGACGCAAGAGGAAACATCTGAGCTAGACCACTATATGCAGCTAGAACATTTAATGCGTCTTGCAAAAGCTCGCGCTCGAAAATACCTTTCTGAACAGTCCTTTGAGTAA
- a CDS encoding hypothetical protein (similar to AA sequence:cyanobase_aa:Npun_R4217), giving the protein MPKQRTLYLAALILSIVLATQLTLIQLDVRGILSAERFALLIRRRFVSLEFIALCGLYLIWLIRGRPDKTASRYLELLKPASLFLIAAWFAHPLTTDIHLYLQYGLMGLYRVNPYLTGAGNFGSVMSPFLNWMQTSTYGVVSLFIFAIPAKFVETNVYLGVYIFKFICVVFHVLNGYLIWRALKSTSYRHKVTLAYLLSPILIFEQIVEAHVDVLLCTVIIAIDQLFKSRRYLLGLLSAGVGVLTKTLPIIWIPLLGMFLIRERRWKTIFKFGLICAIAVLTLSLTLLPTIDAWKSIFNPGVKGMTAGSWHTVLQGILLRTQAISPSGSAQLAPGSIQAVIFDLFNRFTLLLFAAYYGVTLYRIYRNRSILESELIVQIGWVTFVLFAFSSAWYRSWYATILLPIAALNLQSRFFAILSFVFSAVSTITSLSLGYETNTAGILAALLTMGSAIMVLILRPKIMPRLESKPLDEVEPDLQQIR; this is encoded by the coding sequence ATGCCAAAGCAGAGAACGCTCTACCTTGCTGCACTGATTTTGTCGATCGTACTGGCAACGCAACTGACACTCATTCAACTGGATGTTCGTGGAATTCTATCGGCTGAACGTTTTGCTCTGCTCATTCGTAGAAGGTTTGTCTCATTAGAGTTTATTGCCCTCTGTGGCTTGTATTTGATTTGGCTGATTCGAGGTCGTCCTGATAAGACTGCGTCTCGCTATCTCGAACTGTTGAAACCCGCAAGTTTATTTTTGATTGCCGCTTGGTTTGCTCATCCGTTGACGACTGACATTCACTTGTATCTTCAATACGGCTTGATGGGCTTGTACCGCGTCAATCCTTACCTCACAGGTGCAGGGAATTTTGGGTCGGTCATGAGTCCGTTTTTAAATTGGATGCAAACTTCGACTTATGGAGTAGTTTCACTGTTCATCTTTGCTATTCCTGCAAAATTTGTGGAGACGAATGTTTATCTCGGTGTCTATATTTTTAAGTTCATCTGTGTCGTTTTTCATGTGCTCAATGGTTATCTGATTTGGAGAGCATTGAAATCAACCAGTTATCGGCACAAAGTGACACTGGCGTATTTATTGAGTCCAATCCTAATCTTTGAACAGATCGTTGAGGCGCACGTTGATGTGCTTCTGTGCACAGTTATTATTGCGATCGACCAATTGTTCAAATCTCGACGCTACTTGCTGGGTCTGCTGTCGGCTGGTGTTGGAGTTCTTACTAAAACATTACCGATTATTTGGATTCCACTGCTTGGAATGTTTCTGATTCGAGAAAGACGCTGGAAGACTATCTTTAAATTTGGCTTGATTTGTGCGATCGCGGTTCTAACGCTGTCTCTCACGTTGCTTCCCACGATCGACGCTTGGAAAAGTATTTTCAATCCAGGCGTGAAGGGCATGACAGCGGGATCATGGCATACCGTACTTCAAGGAATCTTGCTTCGGACTCAAGCGATCTCGCCAAGCGGTTCTGCTCAACTCGCGCCGGGTTCTATTCAGGCTGTGATCTTCGATTTATTCAACCGGTTTACTCTGCTTCTGTTTGCTGCTTACTATGGTGTAACGCTGTATCGAATCTATCGAAATCGATCCATTTTAGAAAGTGAATTGATCGTCCAAATTGGCTGGGTAACATTCGTTTTATTCGCTTTCTCATCCGCGTGGTATCGCTCGTGGTACGCCACAATTCTGTTGCCGATCGCTGCCCTTAATTTGCAATCTCGATTCTTTGCCATTCTCAGCTTTGTCTTTTCGGCGGTGAGTACAATAACTAGCCTTAGTTTGGGATATGAAACTAATACAGCAGGAATCCTTGCTGCTTTGTTAACGATGGGATCTGCGATCATGGTTTTGATCCTGCGACCCAAAATCATGCCACGACTCGAATCAAAACCTTTAGATGAAGTTGAGCCTGATCTTCAGCAAATAAGGTAA
- a CDS encoding hypothetical protein (protein of unknown function DUF820;~similar to AA sequence:cyanobase_aa:Cyan7425_1720) produces the protein MIQLGILTDDDPVELLEGWLVYKMPKNPPHRITTKLTRDALDQILPPGWYVDTQEPITLSDSEPEPDVVIVRGTTQDYLDRHPTAQDIALVIEVADSTLDRDRTSKKRLYARAGIPIYWIINLVDRSIEIYTQPENEDYQQQTTVTEGIEVVLEGSTIAQIPLQNLLPYQST, from the coding sequence ATGATTCAGTTGGGCATTCTGACCGACGATGATCCGGTGGAACTGCTCGAAGGTTGGCTTGTCTATAAAATGCCGAAAAATCCACCACATCGAATTACGACCAAATTAACTCGCGATGCGTTGGATCAGATCTTGCCGCCCGGATGGTATGTCGATACACAAGAGCCAATTACGCTGAGTGATAGTGAACCAGAACCGGATGTTGTGATTGTGCGAGGAACGACACAGGATTACCTCGATCGACATCCCACTGCCCAAGATATTGCCCTCGTGATCGAAGTCGCGGATTCGACATTAGATCGCGATCGCACTTCTAAAAAGCGACTCTACGCACGAGCAGGAATTCCAATTTACTGGATTATCAATTTAGTCGATCGCTCGATCGAGATTTACACTCAGCCCGAAAATGAGGACTATCAGCAGCAAACAACTGTCACAGAAGGGATTGAAGTCGTTTTAGAAGGAAGCACGATCGCTCAAATTCCCCTCCAAAATCTCCTGCCTTATCAATCAACCTGA
- a CDS encoding hypothetical protein (conserved membrane hypothetical protein;~similar to AA sequence:cyanobase_aa:LBDG_02920), with product MIQPLKRHQGFWKTVSNRFRRTAKIWLPATVIAGCVIGLRSTGLLQVWELGALDSFFRMRPIESVDDRILIVGIREEELQQYGWPFSDRTLAQLLQKIQAGKPRAIGLDIYRDVPVLEGHGELVQAFRTMPNLIGIQQMPDLDGQGVAAPPELERLGQVGFNNVVYDSDRKIRRALLYWFDAGKQKHRSFSMELALLYLQEKGIQEEGAKPDRRYLQLGDAVFQRFRSNDGVYVNADAGGYQILSNFRGRSGHFTTVSMQDVMNGKVSAAELRDRIVLIGSLAPSLKDYSATPFTGNINAAPEYVAGVEIQANFISELLSATLNHRTQLKSWNESIEFLWILAWALIGTGVSWKLRLPQRNLIAVFVFGAGLVGICYGLFLAGWIVPLIPAGITLFASSTAVIAAIAHSEEELKRSKEFLHRVINSIPDPVFVKDTQHRWVVLNEAYSKFVGKPIEEIIEKSDHEVFPEHEADVFRQQDDLVFKYESELEHEEEFTDANGTTYKIATKRSLHKDSAGNLFLVGVIRDITQRKTIEEKLRQTAEELSQSNAELRLSQDRLNYIANHDALTGLPNRVLLYERISESIESAKANDQTLALMFLDLDGFKKINDSLGHAIGDLLLQAVAKRLSGCLRTSDTVARLGGDEFVVLLPAIPGTNNVTQVARKILSTLSQAFAISGETLSVTTSIGIALFPAHGDRLESLMERADEAMYHAKKTGKNRFSFADRIPVENLD from the coding sequence ATGATTCAACCATTGAAACGACATCAGGGATTTTGGAAAACCGTATCGAATCGGTTTCGTCGCACTGCTAAAATTTGGCTGCCTGCAACTGTAATCGCGGGCTGTGTGATTGGATTGCGATCGACTGGACTGCTCCAAGTGTGGGAACTGGGTGCATTAGATAGTTTTTTTCGGATGCGCCCGATCGAGTCGGTAGACGATCGTATTCTCATCGTTGGAATTCGAGAAGAGGAATTACAGCAATACGGTTGGCCCTTCAGCGATCGAACTTTAGCTCAATTGTTGCAGAAGATTCAGGCAGGAAAGCCTCGTGCGATCGGGCTAGATATCTATCGCGATGTTCCAGTTTTAGAAGGACATGGCGAACTGGTGCAGGCTTTTAGAACGATGCCAAACTTGATTGGAATTCAGCAAATGCCCGATCTAGATGGACAGGGAGTTGCGGCTCCTCCTGAGTTAGAACGCTTAGGGCAAGTGGGTTTTAACAATGTCGTGTATGACAGCGATCGTAAAATTCGACGGGCATTGCTGTACTGGTTTGATGCAGGCAAACAAAAACACCGCAGCTTTTCAATGGAGTTAGCGCTACTGTATCTCCAAGAGAAAGGGATTCAGGAGGAAGGCGCAAAGCCCGATCGTAGATATTTACAGCTAGGGGATGCGGTCTTTCAACGATTTCGCAGTAATGATGGCGTTTATGTAAATGCGGATGCGGGTGGATATCAGATCCTATCGAATTTTCGGGGTCGATCGGGACACTTCACCACGGTTTCGATGCAAGATGTGATGAATGGGAAAGTGTCTGCTGCTGAATTGCGCGATCGTATTGTCTTAATTGGGTCTCTCGCTCCTAGTTTGAAAGACTATTCTGCAACGCCATTCACTGGAAATATTAATGCTGCACCTGAATACGTGGCTGGAGTTGAGATTCAAGCAAATTTCATCAGTGAGCTTTTGAGTGCGACTTTGAATCACCGCACCCAGCTTAAATCTTGGAATGAATCGATCGAGTTTCTTTGGATTTTGGCATGGGCACTGATTGGAACGGGTGTGAGTTGGAAACTCCGACTGCCGCAGCGAAATTTGATTGCGGTATTTGTGTTCGGTGCTGGATTAGTCGGAATTTGCTATGGATTATTTTTAGCAGGTTGGATTGTTCCATTGATTCCGGCTGGTATTACACTGTTTGCTTCTTCGACGGCTGTGATTGCTGCGATCGCCCATTCTGAGGAGGAGTTGAAACGTTCAAAAGAATTCCTGCATCGCGTGATTAATTCCATTCCTGATCCGGTTTTTGTGAAAGATACACAGCATCGTTGGGTGGTTTTGAACGAAGCCTATTCAAAATTCGTTGGAAAACCGATCGAAGAAATTATCGAAAAATCAGATCATGAAGTGTTTCCAGAACACGAAGCGGATGTGTTTCGCCAACAAGATGATCTGGTTTTCAAATACGAGAGTGAACTCGAACACGAAGAAGAATTTACCGATGCAAATGGCACGACTTACAAGATTGCAACTAAGCGATCGCTGCATAAAGATTCAGCAGGGAATCTCTTCTTAGTTGGAGTGATTCGAGATATTACTCAGCGAAAAACGATCGAGGAAAAACTGAGACAAACCGCAGAAGAATTATCTCAATCGAATGCTGAATTACGCTTATCTCAAGATCGATTGAACTATATTGCAAATCACGACGCTTTGACTGGATTACCGAATCGAGTTCTGTTGTATGAACGAATTAGCGAATCGATAGAATCTGCAAAAGCGAACGATCAGACTCTCGCGTTGATGTTTCTCGATTTGGATGGGTTTAAAAAGATCAACGATAGCTTGGGACATGCGATCGGGGATTTACTGCTTCAAGCGGTCGCAAAACGATTATCAGGATGTCTGAGAACGAGCGATACGGTAGCACGATTAGGTGGAGATGAATTTGTGGTGTTACTGCCTGCGATTCCAGGTACGAATAATGTCACTCAAGTTGCCCGCAAGATTTTGAGTACTTTATCTCAAGCGTTTGCGATTTCGGGTGAGACATTATCGGTGACAACCAGTATTGGAATTGCTTTATTCCCGGCACATGGCGATCGATTAGAGTCGTTAATGGAACGAGCAGACGAGGCAATGTATCACGCTAAAAAAACCGGAAAAAATCGGTTTTCGTTTGCCGATCGTATTCCGGTTGAGAATTTGGATTAG
- a CDS encoding glutathione synthetase (similar to AA sequence:cyanobase_aa:LBDG_02910), whose product MKIAFIIDPIERLDPTHDTSVAFMEAAQQLGHEVWITQANRLSVVQGKAYATLEKVTLVPVTLGENRWIAVDRWFQTESPTFQALETMDAVFMRTDPPVNTAYLYATYILDYIDPAKTKVINSPSGIRAANEKMYALQFTEAIPETIVTQEKRVILQFLEQQGTAVLKPLGGKAGEGILFLQSGDRNLNSMIEISTLQGTLPIMVQAYLPQAKEGDKRIILLNGEPLGAVNRIPTGNEFRGNMAVGGRSAQCDITDREREICAQLAPTLQKDGLYFVGIDVIGGYLTEVNVTSPTGIREIDRLNNTQLAVQVIESIQNLKSE is encoded by the coding sequence GTGAAAATTGCATTTATCATCGATCCGATCGAGCGTCTCGATCCCACCCACGATACGAGCGTCGCATTTATGGAAGCCGCTCAACAGTTGGGTCATGAGGTTTGGATTACCCAAGCAAATCGGCTGAGTGTTGTTCAGGGAAAAGCTTACGCCACACTCGAAAAAGTGACTCTAGTTCCCGTCACATTAGGCGAAAATCGCTGGATCGCAGTCGATCGATGGTTTCAAACCGAGTCGCCCACCTTCCAAGCACTCGAAACGATGGATGCCGTTTTCATGCGGACTGATCCCCCTGTCAATACCGCTTATCTTTACGCCACCTACATTCTGGACTATATCGATCCCGCCAAAACTAAGGTGATTAACTCGCCTTCAGGGATTCGAGCCGCGAATGAGAAAATGTACGCGCTGCAATTTACCGAAGCGATTCCAGAAACGATCGTCACTCAAGAAAAGCGCGTGATTCTGCAATTTCTAGAGCAGCAAGGAACCGCAGTACTTAAACCTCTGGGTGGTAAAGCAGGCGAAGGAATTCTGTTTTTGCAGAGTGGCGATCGCAATCTCAATTCAATGATCGAAATCAGCACCCTTCAAGGCACATTACCGATCATGGTGCAGGCTTATTTGCCGCAAGCGAAAGAGGGCGATAAGCGAATTATCTTGCTCAACGGAGAACCACTGGGAGCCGTGAACCGAATTCCAACTGGGAATGAATTTCGTGGAAATATGGCGGTCGGCGGTCGGAGCGCTCAATGTGACATTACCGATCGAGAACGCGAAATTTGTGCCCAACTTGCACCCACTTTGCAGAAAGACGGACTCTATTTTGTGGGAATAGATGTGATTGGTGGGTACTTGACTGAAGTAAATGTCACCAGCCCTACGGGTATTCGGGAAATCGATCGACTCAACAATACCCAGTTAGCGGTGCAAGTTATCGAATCGATTCAGAACTTGAAATCCGAGTGA
- a CDS encoding hypothetical protein (similar to AA sequence:cyanobase_aa:LBDG_44650) yields the protein MSLHLQAKPGFARFHLPEITSTIALTIGLSGCVMMVSPQRSFAYPVSINQPFNSQTEIAPEVILIRQAIIGQESGANFKAVNRHSGALGYAQVMPENLPQWSREALGYVVSRKDFLSRPELQIAIVDFKLNQYWQRSIVASNGDVAIAIQRVAAWWYSGKPEKYTNTRQQYYNGHRYPSIADYSQSILRRYQAIWDSQNAIQPGEIQQDRGV from the coding sequence ATGAGTTTACATTTGCAAGCGAAACCCGGTTTCGCACGATTTCATTTGCCTGAAATTACGAGCACGATCGCATTAACAATCGGACTCTCTGGTTGTGTGATGATGGTGTCTCCTCAACGCTCTTTTGCGTATCCAGTTTCGATTAATCAACCGTTCAATTCTCAGACCGAAATTGCACCAGAGGTGATTCTGATTCGCCAAGCCATTATCGGTCAAGAAAGCGGCGCAAATTTTAAAGCGGTCAATCGGCATTCAGGTGCATTAGGATATGCCCAAGTCATGCCAGAAAACTTGCCGCAATGGTCAAGAGAAGCGCTTGGTTATGTGGTTTCTCGAAAAGACTTTCTATCGCGTCCTGAGTTGCAAATTGCGATCGTCGATTTCAAATTGAATCAATATTGGCAGCGGTCGATCGTGGCAAGTAATGGCGATGTCGCGATCGCGATTCAACGAGTGGCAGCCTGGTGGTACAGCGGAAAACCTGAGAAATATACGAATACTCGCCAGCAATATTACAACGGGCATCGTTATCCCAGTATTGCGGATTATAGCCAGTCGATTTTACGTCGATATCAAGCGATCTGGGATTCACAAAATGCGATTCAACCTGGGGAAATACAGCAAGATCGAGGCGTTTAA
- a CDS encoding NADPH-dependent FMN reductase (similar to AA sequence:cyanobase_aa:Npun_F3137) yields the protein MTKVSIVYFSGTGHTHLMAEAIAAGVNRVEGATAELIRITGDQIVEGRCENQEAFDRLSQSDAIVFGSPTYMGGVAAQFKAFIDAASSVWFMQGWKDKIAGGFTHSGSYSGDKQGTLLYLAINAAQHSMIWIGNAEPNDGTVNRLGSYLGVMGQSTVDMSGAPATLDPGDQKTSELYGERIAIAVQRWKKA from the coding sequence ATGACTAAAGTATCGATCGTCTATTTTTCCGGCACAGGTCACACGCATTTGATGGCAGAGGCAATTGCCGCAGGAGTCAACCGAGTAGAAGGCGCAACCGCAGAATTGATCCGAATTACAGGCGACCAGATCGTTGAGGGACGCTGTGAAAATCAGGAAGCGTTTGATAGATTGAGCCAGTCTGATGCGATCGTCTTTGGTTCTCCGACTTATATGGGAGGCGTAGCGGCTCAGTTCAAAGCGTTCATTGATGCGGCAAGCTCAGTTTGGTTCATGCAAGGTTGGAAAGATAAAATTGCGGGTGGATTCACACATTCGGGAAGCTATAGCGGCGACAAACAAGGGACGTTACTGTATCTCGCGATTAATGCCGCTCAGCACAGCATGATCTGGATTGGGAATGCAGAACCGAATGATGGAACGGTGAATCGGTTGGGATCGTATCTTGGGGTGATGGGACAAAGTACAGTCGATATGAGTGGTGCACCTGCAACGCTTGATCCAGGGGATCAGAAGACTTCGGAACTGTATGGAGAACGAATCGCGATCGCGGTTCAACGCTGGAAAAAAGCGTAA
- a CDS encoding glutaredoxin 3 (similar to AA sequence:cyanobase_aa:LBDG_02900) has protein sequence MTPNVEIYTWTTCPFCIRAKALLDRKGVQYTEYCLDGDEPGRAKMAERSNGRRSVPQIFINDQHIGGCDDIHALERSGKLDPLLAA, from the coding sequence ATGACCCCGAACGTTGAAATCTACACCTGGACTACTTGCCCGTTCTGCATCCGTGCCAAAGCCTTGCTCGATCGAAAAGGCGTTCAATACACCGAATATTGCCTCGATGGAGACGAACCCGGACGCGCAAAAATGGCAGAACGCTCCAATGGTCGCCGATCTGTGCCGCAAATCTTCATCAATGATCAGCACATTGGCGGCTGTGATGACATTCATGCGTTAGAGCGATCGGGCAAACTCGATCCTTTACTCGCTGCTTAA
- a CDS encoding hypothetical protein (hypothetical protein sll0428;~similar to AA sequence:cyanobase_aa:LBDG_02890) produces the protein MSFFQPAQFIQVQNVLSAQEQKDLLNYVFDRQNHFVSTSTSTGETDYRQSTILYDSEEYEHWIIDKVKDSLSKLLEEWQIEPFTISQIEVQLTAHNDGNYYKVHNDNGSEDAANRIISYVYYFNREPKNYSGGTLRIYDLNVENGLYLQAESYQEIQPINNSIVFFPSHFLHEVLPVICPSRQFADSRFTLNGWIRRATV, from the coding sequence ATGTCGTTCTTTCAACCTGCTCAATTTATTCAAGTCCAGAATGTTCTATCTGCCCAAGAGCAAAAGGATTTATTGAATTACGTCTTCGATCGCCAAAATCATTTCGTCTCTACTTCCACTTCAACAGGCGAAACTGATTATCGGCAATCGACTATTCTCTACGACTCTGAAGAATACGAACATTGGATTATTGATAAGGTAAAAGATTCTCTTTCAAAACTTCTAGAAGAATGGCAAATTGAGCCTTTTACGATTTCTCAAATCGAGGTTCAACTCACCGCCCATAATGACGGCAACTATTACAAAGTTCATAACGATAACGGTAGTGAAGACGCTGCGAATCGAATCATTTCTTATGTGTATTACTTCAATCGAGAACCAAAGAATTACTCAGGTGGCACTTTAAGAATTTACGATTTGAATGTTGAAAACGGATTATATTTGCAAGCAGAATCCTATCAAGAAATTCAACCCATTAATAACAGCATTGTTTTCTTTCCAAGTCATTTTCTGCACGAAGTTCTTCCTGTGATTTGTCCCTCTCGACAATTTGCCGACAGTCGATTTACCCTCAATGGTTGGATTCGTCGCGCCACAGTATGA
- a CDS encoding fructose-bisphosphate aldolase FbaA (similar to AA sequence:cyanobase_aa:LBDG_44660), which translates to MALVPMRLLLDHAAENGYGIPAFNVNNMEQIQSIMLAAHETNSPVILQASRGARNYAGENFLRHLILAAAETYPHIPISMHQDHGNEPATCYTALKNGFTSVMMDGSLEADAKTPASYEYNVAVTAEVVKVAHAIGASVEGELGCLGSLETGKGEAEDGHGFEGELDHSMLLTDPDEAVDFVERTQVDALAVAIGTSHGAYKFTRKPTGEILAISRIEEIHRRLPNTHLVMHGSSSVPEDLIAIINQHGGTIPETYGVPVEEIQKGIKSGVRKINIDTDNRLAITAAVREALQANTKEFDPRHFLKPSIKYMQKVCADRYTQFGAAGQASSIKQDSMELFAVKYKKGELNAVTNKTAAAV; encoded by the coding sequence ATGGCGCTTGTCCCGATGCGGCTATTGCTGGATCACGCGGCTGAAAACGGTTACGGCATCCCTGCATTCAACGTCAACAACATGGAGCAGATCCAATCGATCATGCTCGCAGCACACGAAACCAACAGCCCAGTTATTCTGCAAGCTTCCCGTGGCGCACGTAACTACGCGGGTGAAAACTTCCTTCGTCACTTGATCTTAGCGGCAGCAGAAACCTATCCCCATATTCCGATCTCGATGCACCAAGATCACGGTAACGAGCCTGCAACCTGCTACACAGCATTGAAGAACGGCTTCACCAGCGTCATGATGGACGGTTCACTCGAAGCCGATGCGAAAACTCCCGCAAGCTATGAGTACAACGTGGCTGTCACCGCTGAAGTCGTGAAAGTCGCTCATGCGATCGGGGCTTCGGTCGAAGGTGAGTTGGGCTGTCTCGGATCGCTCGAAACCGGAAAAGGTGAAGCAGAAGACGGACACGGTTTTGAAGGTGAATTGGATCACTCGATGCTGTTGACCGATCCAGATGAAGCCGTTGACTTCGTTGAGCGCACTCAAGTGGATGCGTTGGCAGTTGCGATCGGAACCAGCCACGGTGCTTACAAGTTCACTCGCAAACCGACCGGAGAAATTCTCGCGATCAGCCGCATCGAAGAAATTCACCGTCGTCTGCCGAATACCCACTTGGTGATGCACGGATCGTCTTCGGTTCCTGAAGATTTGATCGCGATTATCAACCAGCACGGTGGTACGATTCCTGAAACCTACGGCGTTCCAGTTGAAGAAATTCAAAAAGGAATCAAGTCGGGTGTTCGTAAGATCAACATCGACACTGATAACCGTTTGGCGATTACTGCGGCGGTTCGTGAAGCCCTGCAAGCGAATACGAAAGAATTTGATCCGCGCCACTTCTTGAAGCCGTCGATCAAGTACATGCAGAAAGTTTGTGCCGATCGCTATACCCAGTTCGGTGCAGCAGGACAAGCAAGCTCGATCAAACAAGATTCGATGGAACTCTTCGCGGTCAAATACAAGAAAGGCGAATTGAACGCTGTGACCAACAAAACGGCAGCAGCAGTGTAA